Proteins encoded by one window of Elaeis guineensis isolate ETL-2024a chromosome 12, EG11, whole genome shotgun sequence:
- the LOC105035986 gene encoding phytochrome-interacting ankyrin-repeat protein 1 isoform X2 yields the protein MLQEDVAQPRRHLLSRRSFRQRSRERDDRGWTLLHIGARKGDLKEVRRLLDEGMDVNVTAWGPKAQGATPLHLAAQGGHLRVMDELLERGANIDARTKGACGWTPLHNAAKERNKEAIKFLIESGAFLPPDINDHRFNPPLHYCPGLEWAYEIKRLQDESFSSSDTTCTSEN from the exons ATGCTGCAAGAAGACGTGGCACAGCCTCGCCGCCACTTGTTGAGCAGGCGATCCTTCAGGCAGAGGTCAAGGGAGAGGGACGATAGGGGTTGGACCCTGCTTCACATCGGTGCTCGGAAAGGTGACCTGAAGGAG GTGAGGCGGCTGCTTGATGAAGGTATGGATGTTAATGTGACAGCATGGGGCCCTAAGGCACAAGGTGCAACCCCTCTCCATCTTGCTGCTCAAGGTGGACACCTCAGGGTTATGGATGAATTACTTGAGCGTGGTGCAAACATTGATGCTAGAACAAAAGGCGCATGTGGCT GGACACCTCTCCACAATGCAGCCAAAGAGCGGAATAAGGAAGCTATCAAATTCCTAATTGAAAGTGGTGCATTCTTGCCTCCTGACATAAATGACCACAGATTTAATCCACCCCTTCACTACTGCCCAGGTCTGGAATGGGCCTACGAGATAAAGCGTCTACAAGATGAAAGCTTCTCTTCCAGCGATA
- the LOC105035986 gene encoding phytochrome-interacting ankyrin-repeat protein 1 isoform X1, whose translation MLQEDVAQPRRHLLSRRSFRQRSRERDDRGWTLLHIGARKGDLKELFQVRRLLDEGMDVNVTAWGPKAQGATPLHLAAQGGHLRVMDELLERGANIDARTKGACGWTPLHNAAKERNKEAIKFLIESGAFLPPDINDHRFNPPLHYCPGLEWAYEIKRLQDESFSSSDTTCTSEN comes from the exons ATGCTGCAAGAAGACGTGGCACAGCCTCGCCGCCACTTGTTGAGCAGGCGATCCTTCAGGCAGAGGTCAAGGGAGAGGGACGATAGGGGTTGGACCCTGCTTCACATCGGTGCTCGGAAAGGTGACCTGAAGGAG CTTTTCCAGGTGAGGCGGCTGCTTGATGAAGGTATGGATGTTAATGTGACAGCATGGGGCCCTAAGGCACAAGGTGCAACCCCTCTCCATCTTGCTGCTCAAGGTGGACACCTCAGGGTTATGGATGAATTACTTGAGCGTGGTGCAAACATTGATGCTAGAACAAAAGGCGCATGTGGCT GGACACCTCTCCACAATGCAGCCAAAGAGCGGAATAAGGAAGCTATCAAATTCCTAATTGAAAGTGGTGCATTCTTGCCTCCTGACATAAATGACCACAGATTTAATCCACCCCTTCACTACTGCCCAGGTCTGGAATGGGCCTACGAGATAAAGCGTCTACAAGATGAAAGCTTCTCTTCCAGCGATA